From Malus sylvestris chromosome 1, drMalSylv7.2, whole genome shotgun sequence:
aaattataaaacgaaATACAAGGGTGATTATACATATGTCCTAAGTTCGCAAAAGCGTCTACTACCAAATGGGCTTCTTTaaaagagaaatgttaagaagactctctcaaaagtgaaACTCTTCATGAACTCATGTTTTTGGCATAATGTCCGTGACAACAatataaaacattgtgccaaAACATAAGGTGGTGGAGAGTCCATAAAGAATCTCACTTTAAGAGactctccttagcatttctctcttTAAAAATATGTTAAAACTGGATATTATTATGCACCATGCTGTGTAGTGCATGTGTATTCAGAAAAATGAGTTCATAAGTCCATAAACAACAAACAACTTGGATTTTCTTGCATGCATTATTACAAGCACTCTTGTCATTTTCTTATACCTTCTTTAATTATTGAGAtggccatttttttttcttatggaGATCGATCGTGCATAAGTCCACACCGCAAATCTCATAATTTTTGTTCACTTCATGGCCACACTCCCACGATGTCTTTCtacttttgttcttttctttggAGTGTATTTTCTTTTAAGTTGTTGGTTTTGTGATATCTCTTAAATCTGTCTACTGTCGATTTGCTTGATCGGGTTTCTCTGTGTATGGTTGGATACGGGTCCTCTCCGTGGTTGATGGTTCATTAATTAGCTAAGAATTGTGTAATTATTTGATTGTCAATATGGTGTACTTATATAGTATAGCATGTGTAGTTCTTTTTCCTTGTTCGGAGTTTTTCCATACAATTCTATTGCCACCTTTTGTGCATGCAGAACGTTGTATCGTGTTTGCTTATTGAAGTTCTTTTTTACCCCTCGTGAAAGAGTATATGAGTTTCTATGTGTTATTTGATTACGAGAATAGAACTAGAAGAACGACAACAATGAACCGTGGACTAGAAACAAGAATAATGCTAGGTACATCAAACTTACGTACTAAGTTTGTGCACTAAATAAtgtggcaccaatccaatttgTGCTTTAATTCAAGTAATTTGATTAATGATTGTAATAAAAATTGATATGTTGTAGAATGTGTCAAATCATTTAGTATACAATTTGGTGCATGTCACATCCTAGCCCGAGCCACCACCACATCCTAGGCTCAactccgccatagcacgatattgtccgctttgggccccgaccactccctcacggttttgtttttgggaactcacacgagaacttctcagtgggtcactcatcatgggattgttctcgtgcgaactcgcttaacttcggagttccgatggaacccgaagccagtgagctaccaaaaggcctcgtgctaggtagagatgagaatatacatataaggcttacatgatctacTCCCCTGGACAATATGGGATGTTACAGTGCATATAGCACCGCCCTTAAAACAAGTATCTATTATTTGGTTGAAAGTTGAATCAAGTATGAATTCTCTATTGTTTGGTTTAGAACTAAGGGTTTCTGGTCTCTGCTTCGATATTCAAGTTTGAGTTTCAAGTCTACAAATCCTCGTTCTAAAATTATGTGTCACACACAACTATCCTAGACAGGCTAAACTCTTAAATCTAACAAGTAGTAACTTTCAAGAAATTTATAACATGTTACATGTGTGGTAGTCTAATAACTTATTTAATGGGAGGCCGGATCATAAAAAATGATATGAAAACAAATTCTGACCCGTAACATGTGTGTGACTTCAGTGATGATATCATGCCACATGTCTGCATCATATTGTTACGTGTGCACTTCTGTTATTAGAAAAATGTAACTGCAAATTGGAAATtagagaataattttttttagagcaACGATAGCTGTTTCATTGATTAGAAGGACAAGATTGCAAAGAAAACAACAAGGACATACAAAAACCACAACAGGCTAATCGCTAGAGCACTCTTCCAGAAGAAGGTCAATGACCCATGACTGTCAACAGACTCCGAACAGGCGCGGCGAGCCAGACGATCGGCTATCTCATTAGCTTGGTGGCGCACATGGATAAATAATGCTCCAGTAATATCAACCAACATAGATTTTGGCGTCCTCCACAACGTGTCCAATAGGAGACAAGTTTTTGGTGCGCTCCGTTGCGCTGTTGCAATTGGGAGTGAATCTCCTTCAATTGTTAAATTTTGAAAAGCCCTTTCGACCGCCAAAGCTATTCCTTCCCTAGCTGCCGATGCTTCAATATGAGCGGACGAGAAGACATGCTTGAACCTTCGAACTCTAGCAGCTACAACTCCAACACCTTCCACTTTATCCACCTCTCTTCAAGCCCCGTCGACATTTATTTTGAGTTTTCCCGGAGGAGGTTTGGTCCACTTGATCGATCAACTGATACCTCCATGGCTACTATTATATAAGCAATTAAAGTTGGTGGTTCGAGAAGCCTTCAAGAAATCCTGCCACTAACTTATTGCTCTAAACGCAATATCACATCTGGTCGATCGCATTTTCCAATCCATAACAGTGAAGGTTGAAAAGACTTGTATCAAGTGATCACGATGCAACATTGGAAAGGCGATTGAGGGCTGCTAAATTTTCTACCAATGGGTTGTTAGATGTACTTTGATACTCATAAAGGTGTGCCCTAGAATGCAATTCCTTCACCTTAGTTGTGATTAGCAAATCTTCACTCTACACATTTTGTAACTGAAGTGTTCATCTCTTAAATTCCAATTTAAAATGTACTTAtgcaaaaaaatcaatcaaatgAGACTCGTTAGTAATTGATAATGTACAAATAGATTGATGGTTAGTAACAATTAAGATGCTTGTGATACAAATAGGCGACCAAACAATTTATAATTTGGTTGGTTTTTGTAGACTCAATCTTTAAATGGTGATTAAGATAatgaacgatttaaaaaatGACATGTGTATGATTATTCATTAATCATAATATGGTAAATAATTAAGATGTACTTAGAGTAGTGCAccatctccaaaaccctaagagTCTGCTTGCACAGTGATATGTTTACTTACCATAAATGTGTATGCAAAgttatgcaacattttcattccTCACATGTCATTTGTTTACTAACACAAGAATTGAAAAGTAAGTAGGTCTCTCACATTGAATTTAGTTAtgttatgttatacttaatttCAACCAAATATCATTGGGAGAATATACAATAGGTGTCAGATGAGTACATTTTTTTAGTGATCAATTTATTGATCTGGAGATATGTCGAACAAAATGTAAATGATTTTAAACACCCATACAACTACCACATAGACCAACATAAACAAGAGTCCTGAGCAAATTTGTCATAAAGATGGCAAACGTgacaaatcaaatgaaaaacaaaataaccaaaaaatatatattgataaagaaaattgaCTTAAATttcaaaggaagaaaatatattATTAGCACAGATTTGGGAAAACAAGGAACCGGATCCCCTTCGGATCTAAAGGAACTGATCTCAATGTTCAAATGATccagaccattgaaatttgatccaacggctacaattttttttaacttttagagAGCCTCTGTTTGTAgccattgaatcaaatttcactGGCCCGGATCATTTGATGAGTGGGCTTAGTTCCTTTGGATCCGGAGGATCCGGTTCCTGAAAACAAAGGCTGCTCTCTGGTGAACCATGACAAGTGCCTGCACCACAAAGGCCTTGTGAGCCGTGAATACTGCCCCATTATCATCTATGTGGCTCtatttactaatttttatttacacGAGAGGATCTTCGtcggatcttctttgtgaggatcctaggaATCCTCCaaccgcacgatgtatgatgaatggaTGTAATTGGAAGATTCCTAGGATCTTCACAAAGAGGATATGGCGAGGATCCTCCTGGTATTTACACAACAAAGTAAATGagatattatatattttttttaggaaaataaTCTTCACCTACAAGTGAGAGATATTCAGTTTGAATATCTTAGATAGCTATTACGGTAGGAATTTATCATCCTTACTTCTTATTATACATATATCattgtatttaaaaataaaaataaaaagaattgtTTTTAGCATTTCAagaatctcattctacactccttacaaatgtattttttttttctctaattataaaaagtatgaaggtcaaaataaattttttggagtaaaaataacaattcccaaaaaATATCATACAAAAGAGTAATGATATTCTTACCATGTTATTGTACCATAATTTATGTACCACCTTATGTGGCAGCTTACTTGGACATGCCACAtctttagttttagttttattaTTACTATAATTAACACattcatttttaaaaaattataattaaaacacCCCAATTAGAATTGATTAGGTCTGACGCTTCGTTTTCCACTCCATCTCCTTTCTCCCTCTCACCCCaatctccttcctccttcctcttcaaCCTTCTGCAATCtccatttttttgtcaaattttattttgtttctaacTGATCgtatttgttttcctttttattgtCATAAAATAAGGGTTAGCTAATCGTTTCTGAACAATGACTTTATATGCATGTTTAAAAATTTGATGGAGTCAAAAGGAACAAGTTTTCTATCAAATTGAAGGTTATGGGCTCACTGTTCTTGAAATATTCTCATATTTATGCTGCAGTTGCTTGCCAATTATTGAAATTAATTATgcgtttttttttcctcttgcaATTGGCCTTTTTTTTatgttctttctattttttttctggaAAGGAGGAGGATGAAGAAGCAGAAGACAATTAAAGGAACTTTAAGGAGGGAGGAGGAGATTGGGATGGCGAAAAGCGTATTTGAGGGCGATTGGATGAGGGATGCAAGAATATGAAAATTAAAGTGTTTTAATTCAATCTAATATTTGTTTCCaaacaaaaactaattaaaattaataaaatttatatgGAAATCCAAGTATACTGTAATTAAGTGAGGTGTTATGTCCAACTCAGCAACCACATAAGGTGGTATAAGATTGTGGTAAGAATAATCGTACAATTCTGAAGAGCCCATGGCCCAAGCCATTAAACTCCTAAATAGAATAAAGAAATGCTAGCAGTCTTCTTATTTGCACCTTTTTGTTTTACATTTTCAGATATTCTTCATCCTTGATATATTTTGTAATGATTCGAATAGTTTATTTTATGATTAACCttttaaaaattacatatgCAAAAACATTAACTAAACTTGAAATTGTTGAGTAATCTAATGGTTATTtaataaatagataaaatatTTTTCTCACATTAATATTGAAATTTTGACAACGTTAatctaatggttgcacaatttcttatttaattgattttctGCATAATTGATCTTTAAGATGATCAAGAAGTTGGACGATGCCGATCATCAAAAACATTACAAGATGATATGACTcatttgaaaatgttttaaaaataatttagaaagaaaaaaaatatttgtgggTTTCAAAAGTATTTGAAGTGCTTCTTATAAGTGTTTTTCCTGAAGGAAGCACAATATTTTTCCTGAATTCACTTAcgtttttactaaagattggtttCAGAAATATTTAcatcaaaacgtttttagacattttaaaagtatttataAACGAGCCAATAAATAGCTTGATAATTTCTATTTATTCATTTaaacaatttatttttcaagagAATTTCACTTTCTCACATAATTGAATTTTCCGGGAAAATTAAGTTTGAAAATAGAAGGCCCAACTCAAGTCAAGTGTATAAAAGCCAAACCCAAACATCATCTCAAACCCGGTgtgatttttgtttctttacaATTGTCTCTCTCATGCTTCACCTTCCATTGATGCCGTAGCTATCTAGCAGCAACCTTTCAACTCCcaattcctccttcctcctgttttttttttccatgtaGATATAATGGAAGTAAATCTTGAACTAATACCAGCTAATTAAAAGCCATAGTCCATAATTTGAGCTGCCAAGTCTGTTTCTTTTTGTACATGCTGAAGctttttttagagagagagagagagagggagagagagaggggtctCAGTTGGATTTTTGTTGACTCTTCAGCTTGAAAAGGGGAACTGGGTTTTCTTAATTCGTCGAAACAACGTGTGTCTTTCTGTTTTCTGGGAGATTTTGGAACTgtgttttctcaaatttgtCGAAATAAAGTGTGTCTGCTCTGTTGTCTTGGAGATTCTTGTTCCTGGGATTTTAaggtaatatattttattttattgctagatcttcacttctttttccttttttctattGATTCTTTTAGAACTATGTCTTTctgtctttaatttttttaatggttAATTAAGTTGAATTCTTTGATTAAATTAGTTTATTTTCATGGTTAAACTTGTATGTAGTGTAAAGGTAGCGACTTGGCTGAGATATTTGGACTTACTCAGATCTGACTGAACTTAACTGGTTTTGAAAATCTTTTTATTTCTGAGATGTTGAAGGATGAACCCTAATTTTCATATTTGTaataatttgtgaattttgtagATTTTGTCAGTTATTAGGGTGTTAACGTTCTTACATAATATTCAAGATTAGGCATTTTGTGGTAACAAAGCTGCAATTCTTTGCTACTCCAAAGAGTATGGCAAATACACAAAATTCCAAGCAAGCTTTAGATTCTCTTTTGTTGATCAAAAGTGAAAACTCCAAAGATTTCGGAAGGAACTTGTTTGGACTGTAAATACATccatttgtttttttatgttttagcgTCGTTGAATAGAGTAGTAATCGTCATTTGTTATGGTAATGAGGCAATTGTTTTAGGTGTATGCTTGCTCTAAACCCGATTTGTTACATGTGCTCGTTGTGTATTTAAAAGCTTACCGGCGATTTTTCTGGACCAAGGTAGATAAAGCACAAATATTGACTATTAAATTATATAGTTAATGCTTTTCTTTGAGCTCATTATTGTACATTAGTGTTTTAAAATGAGAAATACGTCTTTGTTCATTAAATTCCAGTAGAAACTTATGATCTAAATGCTTCAGAATTTAGAATACGTGTTGTTTACTGATAAACCAGATCTTGCTTCTGTGTTATTTTAGCAATGGGTTTATGTGTTTTCACCGTGAAATGTTCACGACTTATTTGGTCTAGTATTTAATTGGGTaggtttatttttttgtcattcaTCTTTCATTCTAGGTGAAAACGGCCTTAGTTATTAGTGTTGTTTATAAGTGCAAACTGCAAAGTAATGATATCAGCAAAGACGAGCTTTGCATGGGGGATACCAGAGCCATACTGAAGACATGTGGTCCACCTGCATTCAGATGAAATGAAGAACTTACAGGTGCCActcataattcttcacatttttAGCGAGCCATATCTTCTTGTTTGCACATATAGCTTCTGACTAAAGAGAAAGTCCTATTTTCGGATTCACAGAGCACGCAAgaaaatcaatcatcaactcAAGTTTTACATGATTCACAAGGTGACCAAGTGAAAAACCAAAGTAATAAGCCTCCTGCAACAGATTCAGCTTCAGTATCTAATTCAGGCAATGATAACAAGAAAGTATCACGCCAAGATATTGAACTTGTAAGGACATTTTTCGgcaatcttttcttttcttttctatattTTCTATTCTGTTCTTTATGTCTtactttgtttccttttctgaATAAAGTTTGTGAAAAAGCTTGATTAATCTGTTTCTCATCTGTGTGATGGTATATTGTGCACAACAAATGTTTTAGGTCCAGAATCTTATAGAGCGGTGTTTACAATTATATATGAATAGAGATGAGGTAGTTAAAACCCTCTTGACGCGTGCAAGGATAGATCCTGGATTTACAACTTTGGGTAGGCAACTCGAAACCTACTTATAAGTTGAAGTATTTGTATTGTCAGTACTGCCATTACATTTACTTAAGTATTTATACTGTAAATTCGATTATTTCTGAAAAGAGAATCCTGATGTAGTTGTTTTCTATAGCTATTGTTGACAGTACGATCCTGAATTCTTCTCTTCTTGTATAGTGAGGGATTAATGAATAAAACATCTAATCTCGAAAAGCTACATGTTTATCTTTATAATTTTGATCAtgagttggaagaaaatggcaaatgcttactcttttttttttttttttttttttatttgttgataCAGTATGGCAGaagttggaagaagaaaatgcCGACTTTTTCAGGGCCTATTACATAAGgctaaaattgaaaaaacaaatccTCCTTTTCAATCATTTGCTGGAACATCACTATCATCTCTCGAAGTATAATCTCATGCCTCTGAAGGTTCCTTTGGCCCCCATACAAAACGGGATCCATCCCATGCCTGGTAAGTTTTCAGCTTGCAGTAACATGATGGTATAAACGCATGAATTAATTCTATGAGCTCTACTTTATCCTCATCTCTCTCGGTGGATGCATAGGGATCACAATTTGGTTCCTCAATGCTAACAGAGATATGCTTCCGTCTTTAGAACTTTGGATGAACTCTCATTTGACTTTAAGAGTTCAAATGTTATTCTCAATAGTGATAATTAAAGAATTATTATTTCTGTAAGTTCTAAGGTGTCTAAGGATCTCTATATGCATGTCAATTTGTGGCAATCTGTAGTCTGACATATTTATGTGATAGTTTTCGTTAGTATTCATTGCCACTTGTTCACAGTGCAGTTAACAACTTACCTATGGGATACCCCGTCCTTCAGCAACCTCCGATGCCAGCAGCAGGTCAACCCCATCTTGATTCCATGGGATGTGCAATATCCAACTGTCATGTAGTTAATGGGGTACCTGCACCTAGCAACTTTCATCCCATGCAGATGAATTCTGGGAATGAGTGAGAATTTGTCTTTTCCCTCCTTCTCTCTTTTGATGCAACATACCAATTAATTTGTTACTGAAACCTTAGAGACCCTTTTGTTCTTCTGTACCCCATTTCCCATTCTATTAGGAATTACATAGGTTTGAACATTTTCTTTTCCCTATGGAACTAATGTATTGGATGACATTCCCTTGTCTTTGCAACTGTTTCCTGTTTCGGTCGATAAAAGTTTTCTAatggcagttttttttttatttattttatttcctattCTTTTTGAAGTATTATGATGGACTGCAGTGGTGCTGATGTGGTTCCTGTCATTCCACCAAACAGTGCCATGTCATCCATGTCGGAGATGCCTGTAAGTCCTACATCAGTTGCATCGAGTGGTCACTTCCCGTTCTCTGCCTCAGAAATATCTGGAATGGGAGTAGACACAGCACTTGATACGCCATTTACATCTGACGTGGCAAGTTCTGTTGGATTGCAACTTGCACCTGATTGTGGAGCTGGAAATTCTCGGGATTCTCTCAGATCACTGGACCAAATTCCAATTCCGTGGAATCTCAGTTTATCAGATCTTACAGCAGATTTATCAAACTTGGGAGGTAATTTATAGTATTGAGCAATTTCCGAGCAATTATATGTCTAAATTTTGAGTTGATTTGAATCACTTGTAGCAGTCATCAAGTGTTAATTCTTCTTTTCGACTGTTATGGCCATAAAGCATTTGAGCTACCTTTTTCTAGTATAGAGCATTTCCGTTGTAATAGGAATTTTTGTTAGATTGTCTATACATAAGTAAAGTTGTGTCTATGGTTAGTTACAATTTCCATCTAGACACACTGGAGTTATCTCCAAAATATTGCGCATGCGTGCTAAGTCCCAATATCTGGTACAAGCTTTTCATTCCTTCCTCCAAAAGTATAGCGGGAATGTTACATTCTAAAATCATCGAAACAAATTTTTGAGCATTTCCTTTTCCTACTAGCTTTTAAGTTAGCAACTGTCTTCTGAATGAATCACATGAGTAGGCACATATAACATGTCAGATGCAAGTATGAACAGAGCAATAGAGCTGCTTTTGCATAGTATCACATGTTTTCATAATTGCATTGCCTTGATTTTCTGTGCAGATTTAGGAGCCTTAGGAAACTACCCCGGTTCACCCTTTCTGCCGTCTGATTCTGAAATTTTACTCGATTCTCCAGAGCAAGAGGATATAGGTAATTGGAGTTGCA
This genomic window contains:
- the LOC126625418 gene encoding uncharacterized protein LOC126625418 isoform X1; translated protein: MKNLQSTQENQSSTQVLHDSQGDQVKNQSNKPPATDSASVSNSGNDNKKVSRQDIELVQNLIERCLQLYMNRDEVVKTLLTRARIDPGFTTLVWQKLEEENADFFRAYYIRLKLKKQILLFNHLLEHHYHLSKYNLMPLKVPLAPIQNGIHPMPVNNLPMGYPVLQQPPMPAAGQPHLDSMGCAISNCHVVNGVPAPSNFHPMQMNSGNDIMMDCSGADVVPVIPPNSAMSSMSEMPVSPTSVASSGHFPFSASEISGMGVDTALDTPFTSDVASSVGLQLAPDCGAGNSRDSLRSLDQIPIPWNLSLSDLTADLSNLGDLGALGNYPGSPFLPSDSEILLDSPEQEDIVEEFFVDSVPGPPCSQSDEEKP
- the LOC126625418 gene encoding uncharacterized protein LOC126625418 isoform X3, with the translated sequence MKNLQSTQENQSSTQVLHDSQGDQVKNQSNKPPATDSASVSNSGNDNKKVSRQDIELVQNLIERCLQLYMNRDEVVKTLLTRARIDPGFTTLVWQKLEEENADFFRAYYIRLKLKKQILLFNHLLEHHYHLSKYNLMPLKVPLAPIQNGIHPMPVNNLPMGYPVLQQPPMPAAGQPHLDSMGCAISNCHVVNGVPAPSNFHPMQMNSGNDAMSSMSEMPVSPTSVASSGHFPFSASEISGMGVDTALDTPFTSDVASSVGLQLAPDCGAGNSRDSLRSLDQIPIPWNLSLSDLTADLSNLGDLGALGNYPGSPFLPSDSEILLDSPEQEDIVEEFFVDSVPGPPCSQSDEEKP
- the LOC126625418 gene encoding uncharacterized protein LOC126625418 isoform X2: MKNLQSTQENQSSTQVLHDSQGDQVKNQSNKPPATDSASVSNSGNDNKKVSRQDIELVQNLIERCLQLYMNRDEVVKTLLTRARIDPGFTTLVWQKLEEENADFFRAYYIRLKLKKQILLFNHLLEHHYHLSKYNLMPLKVPLAPIQNGIHPMPVNNLPMGYPVLQQPPMPAAGQPHLDSMGCAISNCHVVNGVPAPSNFHPMQMNSGNDGADVVPVIPPNSAMSSMSEMPVSPTSVASSGHFPFSASEISGMGVDTALDTPFTSDVASSVGLQLAPDCGAGNSRDSLRSLDQIPIPWNLSLSDLTADLSNLGDLGALGNYPGSPFLPSDSEILLDSPEQEDIVEEFFVDSVPGPPCSQSDEEKP